Proteins from a genomic interval of Euleptes europaea isolate rEulEur1 chromosome 18, rEulEur1.hap1, whole genome shotgun sequence:
- the ZSWIM9 gene encoding uncharacterized protein ZSWIM9 — MGDLGLGQEFHTWHQFSTFIDDWCEKHKVLFIVASLKPLISLRQNPLHHQPSLAEILRFRFVRLICKHSGTYVGQSTVQRNRLSEKIDCPASITLRLGPKKDRLVVIEANLEHNHRLSELEFALHFKRHQLRASLGLPIRITNSISKRFLSPDLIWKIEDYSRAKDKGMCELLAVLDGLFKADAGAKVKLVFQEDVAILNSIFLATSRMRGLVQRFPARLFLERAAFLDEDFELYTVLCQDANGRGREVAYCLARQGLPDLLIFIVASLVQSAPDIKLQVKVVTVGAGVTGLDAVEEVLPCARVQICRLQALEALYRKACELAVPKEDRIRNLLLNLANADSPRVYSQYLSDLEDVAPLSFLQYFLERWHPHKGMWVECWAFEKHRECLFLDHLSMHRHKLLTALSPPMTLAAGVQGLLDLQALHVETSTLNVAPVVELYRTACLPAGTDLICEELDLVPHAHYELRDTPDGYLLEGSTCSFLVSLDLTACSCSIYMAHQLPCRHIFAARLWAGEPLFDPRLLPSSTDGHRNITGPEEC, encoded by the exons ATGGGGGACCTGGGGCTGGGCCAGGAGTTCCACACCTGGCACCAGTTCAGCACCTTCATCGACGACTGGTGCGAAAAGCACAAGGTGCTCTTCATCGTCGCCAGCCTGAAGCCGCTGATCTCCCTGCGCCAGAACCCACTGCACCATCAGCCTAGCCTGGCGGAGATCCTCCGCTTCCGTTTTGTGCGCCTCATCTGCAAGCACAGCGGGACCTACGTGGGGCAGAGCACGGTGCAGCGCAACCGCCT CAGTGAGAAAATTGACTGCCCAGCCTCCATCACGCTGCGCCTAGGCCCCAAGAAAGACCGCTTGGTGGTGATCGAGGCCAACCTGGAGCACAATCACCGCCTGTCCGAACTGGAGTTCGCACTCCACTTCAAGCGGCACcagctgagagccagcctggGGCTGCCCATCCGCATCACCAACAGCATTTCCAAGCGCTTCCTGTCGCCTGATCTTATCTGGAAGATCGAGGATTACAGCCGAGCCAAAGACAAGGGCATGTGCGAGCTCTTGGCTGTCCTCGACGGACTCTTCAAGGCAGACGCGGGCGCCAAAGTCAAGCTGGTGTTCCAGGAGGACGTAGCGATCCTCAACAGCATCTTCCTGGCCACCTCGCGCATGCGTGGACTGGTGCAGCGCTTCCCAGCTCGCCTTTTCCTGGAGCGTGCTGCCTTCCTCGACGAAGACTTCGAGCTCTATACAGTGCTGTGCCAGGACGCCAACGGGCGCGGGCGGGAGGTGGCCTATTGTCTCGCACGCCAGGGGCTGCCTGACCTTCTCATATTCATTGTGGCTTCGTTGGTGCAGAGTGCCCCGGACATCAAGCTGCAAGTGAAGGTGGTTACAGTCGGGGCTGGCGTGACAGGCCTCGATGCTGTGGAGGAGGTGCTGCCGTGCGCCCGGGTGCAGATCTGTCGCCTCCAGGCCTTGGAGGCGCTCTACCGCAAGGCCTGCGAACTGGCTGTCCCCAAGGAAGACCGGATCCGCAACCTGCTGCTCAACCTGGCCAACGCCGACTCGCCGCGGGTCTACAGCCAGTACCTGAGCGACCTCGAAGACGTGGCCCCGCTTTCCTTTCTGCAGTACTTCCTGGAGCGCTGGCACCCCCACAAAGGGATGTGGGTGGAGTGCTGGGCCTTCGAGAAGCACCGAGAGTGCCTCTTCCTGGACCACCTGAGCATGCACCGCCACAAGCTGCTGACGGCGCTCAGTCCCCCCATGACGCTGGCTGCCGGCGTCCAGGGTCTGTTGGATCTTCAGGCCCTCCATGTCGAGACCTCGACGCTAAATGTGGCGCCAGTGGTCGAACTGTACCggactgcctgcctgcctgccggcacCGACCTGATATGTGAGGAATTAGACCTGGTGCCCCATGCCCACTACGAGCTCAGGGACACTCCTGATGGGTACCTCCTGGAGGGGAGCACCTGCTCTTTTCTGGTGAGCCTAGACCTGACCGCTTGCAGTTGCTCTATTTACATGGCTCACCAGCTGCCCTGCCGACACATCTTTGCTGCACGCCTTTGGGCAGGGGAGCCCCTCTTTGACCCCCGCCTGCTGCCCAGCTCGACAGATGGACATCGAAACATTACAGGCCCGGAGGAGTGCTGA
- the LOC130489349 gene encoding zinc finger and SCAN domain-containing protein 30-like: MTAAQGSAKILSLRHETLLERGLPPVIKIEAQDPAESVPEEDLKGIRKAPFNIQAGTSEELLRWVALAQPRNQRQETRGSQEVQWQETVAPGVTSASSPAWGNLQVPQLTPADDIEVYLSTFERVADACQWPREQWVVRLAPALSGAAREAYRHLDSRDREDYGKVKAAILRCCDIGSETRRRRFRQFGLQEAEGPRQAWAYLHDLCHQWLKPDIRSKEQILELLILEQFLSILPEEVRTWVWKCHPETCAQAVALVEEFALRRQEARRSDLQVTVPMKVEEVTSDEEMTSPASWDIPGSQSHPTHQSQEAAGWNKPVEAQRELTREAAQTSQEIAGARTASQIGDDPSEEDPVAPEMPKDISRNMGEATSSEWEEDRQPGERECSSEDELTIKTRGPSKFSAHLPSLILKSREEPKDTESQTRTFSWGEKPHQCCECGESFRVKQELALHKGIHRRERPFPCAVCGKRFTRLYHLTTHLRIHSGEKPYRCTECGKQYADASNFYKHQRSHVTEKPYQCAECGKTFGDLSLFYKHQKGHRGDRPYICDTCGDCFSKPKDLSAHQKIHGDGRVPSLY, from the exons ATGACTGCCGCGCAGGGAAGCGCAAAAATCTTGAGTCTTCGGCATGAGACTCTGCTTGAACGGGGCTTACCGCCAGTGATAAAAATAGAAGCACAGGATCCAGCAGAGTCGGTGCCGGAGGAGGACCTGAAGGGTATAAGAAAAGCCCCTTTTAATATCCAGGCAGGGACATCTGAAGAGCTTCTGAGATGGGTGGCATTGGCACAACCCAGGAATCAACGCCAGGAGACACGAGGGAGCCAGGAAGTCCAGTGGCAAGAGACAGTCGCTCCTGGAGTTACATCCGCCTCCTCTCCTGCATGGGGCAACCTTCAAGTGCCTCAGCTCACACCGGCAGATGATATCGAGGTCTACCTGTCCACCTTCGAGCGTGTGGCTGACGCCTGCCAGTGGCCGAGAGAGCAATGGGTGGTCCGACTCGCGCCTGCCCTCAGCGGTGCAGCCCGAGAGGCCTACCGCCACCTCGACTCAAGAGACAGGGAGGATTACGGGAAGGTGAAGGCCGCCATCTTGCGCTGCTGTGACATCGGCAGCGAGACCCGACGGCGGCGCTTCCGGCAGTTTGGTCTCCAGGAGGCCGAGGGCCCCCGCCAGGCTTGGGCATATTTGCACGACCTTTGCCATCAGTGGCTGAAGCCCGACATCCGCTCCAAGGAGCAGATTCTGGAACtgttgatcctggagcagttcctgagcaTTTTGCCAGAGGAAGTACGGACTTGGGTTTGGAAATGTCATCCGGAGACCTGCGCCCAGGCTGTGGCCCTTGTGGAAGAGTTTGCCCTTAGGCGGCAAGAGGCCAGGAGGTCAGATTTGCAG GTCACTGTTCCCATGAAGGTGGAGGAAGTGACCTCTGATGAGGAGATGACATCCCCTGCCTCATGGGACATTCCTGGCTCTCAGTCCCACCCTACACACCAGTCACAGGAGGCAGCAGGATGGAATAAACCCGTAGAAGCCCAGCGTGAACTAACCAGAGAAGCAGCTCAGACTTCACAGGAGATAG cAGGCGCCAGGACTGCCAGCCAGATTGGAGATGACCCTTCTGAGGAGGACCCCGTAGCCCCGGAGATGCCCAAGGATATATCAAGGAATATGGGAGAGGCAACGTCCTCGGAGTGGGAGGAGGACAGACAACCGGGCGAGCGGGAGTGCTCTTCAGAAGACGAACTTACTATTAAAACAAGAGGGCCTAGTAAGTTTTCAGCACACCTCCCTTCACTGATCCTTAAGTCCAGGGAGGAACCAAAGGACACAGAAAGCCAAACGAGGACCTTCTCCTGGGGAGAAAAACCTCACCAGTGTTGCGAGTGCGGGGAGAGCTTCAGAGTGAAGCAAGAGCTTGCCCTGCACAAGGGAATCCACCGGCGGGAGAGGCCTTTCCCCTGCGCCgtgtgtgggaagagattcaccCGGCTGTACCACCTCACCACGCACCTGCGAATCCACTCGGGTGAGAAGCCTTACCGCTGCACCGAGTGCGGGAAGCAATACGCGGACGCCTCCAATTTTTACAAGCACCAGAGGAGCCACGTGACCGAGAAGCCCTACCAGTGCGCGGAGTGTGGGAAAACCTTTGGGGACCTGTCCCTTTTTTATAAACACCAGAAGGGGCACCGAGGAGACAGGCCTTACATTTGCGACACATGTGGAGACTGCTTCAGCAAACCAAAGGATCTCTCGGCTCACCAAAAAATTCACGGGGATGGGAGGGTGCCTTCTCTGTATTGA